The following coding sequences are from one Amblyraja radiata isolate CabotCenter1 unplaced genomic scaffold, sAmbRad1.1.pri S148, whole genome shotgun sequence window:
- the LOC116969290 gene encoding uncharacterized protein LOC116969290, with protein MHKMKTIMLLGATGSGKTTLINGMINYILGVEWGDNFRYQLIQEETGKSQAESQTSSITAYHLHHQVGFNIDCSLTIIDTPGFGDTRGISRDHQITDHIREFFASPQGVDQIDAVCFVVQASLARLTPTQKYVFDSILSIFGKDIAENIHIMVTFADGQRPPVLEALKAAQVPCPEDKMGLPVHFKFNNSAIYAQRPTSGDEGRSDDSGEEDNDFDLASWKMGTNSMKKFFTALSTMQARSLCLTREVLNERRQLESVVAGLQPLLQAGLTKLEEIKKTKQVLNQNQSKQEKNKDFEYEVDVTVKEKRKLGSDAPLVNNCTVCEQSCHDPCTSAGYILIYWCSSMDGWGNCKVCPGKCASRKHRRENYRYVCVTKKEKRTYNELKEKYEKAYKGEKMGLQKIMEELEQEFAEVGNTVLELIQELSQGIRRLEEIALRPNPLSTPAYIDLLIQAEKNEAKPGFIERIQALTAVKKEAEVRDQFANNEKLLPEYSKEGAVGGKSTGEMLKKKMSNMMNWFSPN; from the coding sequence ATGCACAAGATGAAGACAATTATGTTGCTGGGGGCAACTGGGTCAGGAAAGACAACCCTCATCAACGGGATGATCAACTACATCTTGGGCGTGGAGTGGGGGGACAACTTCAGATACCAGTTAATACAGGAGGAGACGGGAAAATCCCAGGCTGagagccagacctcctccatcacTGCCTACCATCTCCACCACCAGGTAGGGTTTAACATCGACTGCTCTCTGACTATCATCGACACGCCAGGATTCGGGGATACCAGGGGCATCAGCCGGGATCACCAGATCACTGACCACATCCGCGAGTTTTTCGCTTCACCACAGGGCGTTGATCAGATCGACGCGGTCTGTTTCGTCGTCCAAGCCTCCTTGGCTCGCCTGACCCCGACACAGAAATATGTCTTTGATTCCATCCTTTCCATTTTTGGCAAAGATATCGCGGAGAACATTCATATAATGGTGACGTTCGCGGATGGGCAGCGCCCCCCAGTTCTGGAGGCCCTGAAAGCCGCTCAGGTACCCTGCCCCGAAGACAAAATGGGATTGCCAGTACACTTCAAGTTTAACAATTCTGCCATTTATGCCCAGCGTCCGACCTCTGGTGACGAGGGAAGATCTGACGACAGTGGGGAAGAGGATAATGACTTTGACCTGGCGTCGTGGAAGATGGGGACAAACAGTATGAAGAAGTTCTTCACAGCTCTGAGCACGATGCAGGCGAGGAGCCTGTGCCTGACCAGAGAGGTTCTGAATGAACGTAGACAGCTGGAGTCTGTAGTGGCCGGGTTGCAGCCTCTGCTCCAAGCAGGGCTGACCAAATTAGAGGAGATCAAGAAAACCAAACAAGTTCTGAACCAAAACCAGTCCAAACAGGAGAAAAATAAAGACTTTGAGTACGAGGTCGATGTGACTGTTAAAGAAAAGAGGAAACTTGGCAGCGATGCTCCATTAGTAAACAACTGTACGGTTTGTGAACAGAGTTGTCACGACCCCTGTACGTCCGCAGGTTATATTTTGATATACTGGTGTTCATCAATGGATGGGTGGGGAAATTGTAAAGTCTGTCCGGGGAAGTGTGCCTCACGAAAACATCGAAGGGAAAACTACAGGTATGTCTGTGTAACAAAAAAGGAGAAGAGGACGTACAATGAACTGAAGGAAAAGTATGAGAAGGCATACAAAGGTGAGAAGATGGGCCTGCAGAAGATTATGGAGGAACTTGAGCAGGAGTTTGCTGAGGTGGGGAACACAGTTCTGGAGCTGattcaagaattatcccagggcaTTAGACGACTTGAAGAAATAGCCCTGAGACCAAACCCCTTGTCCACCCCGGCTTATATTGATCTCCTGATTCAGGCTGAGAAAAACGAGGCAAAGCCAGGCTTCATTGAGCGAATTCAGGCACTGACCGCTGTGAAGAAGGAGGCAGAGGTCAGAGATCAATTCGCTAACAATGAGAAGCTGTTACCAGAGTATTCGAAGGAAGGTGCGGTGGGAgggaaaagtactggagaaatgtTAAAGAAAAAAATGTCAAACATGATGAACTGGTTCTCACCCAATTAG
- the LOC116969297 gene encoding stonustoxin subunit alpha-like yields MSEFLQLATLGRPFQLGMLYDCRSDALIPGVTLWDLQSLQSNLDRRDQPSTEFHIIASDSMEKKATALNVSGSLKASFLAGLVEVKGSAKYLSDKKESKQQARVTLQYKATTRFEQLTMSHLGRQNITYPSVFDEGSATHVITAVLYGAQAFFVFDQMASSAENTQNIQGNMEAMIKRLPKVAIEGEASLEMTEEQSTQAEKFSCTFYGDFSLKNNPTTYRDAINIYATLPHLLGPGGEHSVPVAVWLYPLNKLDTKAAQLVGEIRVGLVNRCQCVLEQLSEAVMRCNDLMKDSVTVQFPEIGDRILQFREMCLEYKLVFQGTLARVLPSIRGGGKEEALLADILKNREQSPFKHQALTTWLDDKEWEMMVVGLCLRIMKDILVVKSRRELHEVLMGPVTDYVVCFTFTTLHQEDFYLTEAINYLQSLTAEKMQMPPPADGACTTQHSERWFHSSSITEKMKERSKLFLDFATANSGDEKVKFLVGSAQDDSNVGASIYFYEGGIVRSRCFEPPSQPERPTASGTTHDSVTLQLEPPTCGSDEIVGYKVEYRGSQQEKWTKLDTPDTSHSFTISELEPHQEYHIRYRAVTKVGFSKASEIYKVSTRPTSPPVKPVFQDQSPSPTLSGDGSSQIGADVFHYRNEYKEKSSMDALDGSWEQRKPFHLQAQPRKGGV; encoded by the exons ATGAGCGAGTTCTTGCAACTGGCCACTCTGGGTCGGCCTTTCCAGTTGGGAATGCTGTACGACTGCCGATCAGATGCTCTGATCCCAG GCGTCACCTTGTGGGACTTGCAGTCACTGCAGAGCAACCTTGATCGTCGTGACCAGCCCAGCACTGAGTTTCACATCATTGCGTCAGACTCCATGGAGAAGAAAGCCACTGCCCTCAATGTGTCAGGGTCACTGAAAGCGAGTTTCCTGGCTGGGTTAGTAGAGGTGAAAGGGTCGGCAAAATATCTCAGCGACAAGAAGGAATCAAAGCAACAAGCACGAGTTACCCTTCAGTACAAAGCAACAACCAGGTTTGAACAACTGACAATGAGTCACTTAGGAAGACAGAATATTACCTACCCGAGTGTGTTTGATGAGGGCTCAGCCACCCATGTTATTACAGCAGTGCTGTATGGGGCCCAGGCCTTCTTTGTGTTTGATCAAATGGCTTCTTCAGCAGAGAACACACAGAATATTCAGGGCAACATGGAGGCAATGATTAAACGTCTCCCTAAGGTTGCGATCGAGGGAGAGGCCTCCCTAGAAATGACAGAAGAACAGAGCACTCAGGCCGAGAAGTTTAGCTGCACCTTTTACGGGGACTTCTCACTGAAGAACAATCCCACCACCTACCGAGATGCCATCAATATCTACGCAACACTCCCACACCTGCTGGGCCCAGGTGGAGAACATTCAGTGCCCGTCGCAGTCTGGCTCTATCCTCTCAATAAACTGGACACCAAAGCTGCTCAGTTGGTGGGGGAGATCAGGGTGGGACTGGTCAATCGCTGCCAGTGTGTCCTGGAACAGCTCAGTGAGGCCGTGATGAGGTGCAATGACCTGATGAAAGACAGTGTCACAGTTCAGTTTCCTGAGATCGGGGACAGGATCCTTCAATTCCGAGAGATGTGTCTGGAGTACAAACTGGTTTTCCAAGGGACCTTAGCCAGAGTTTTGCCGTCCATTCGGGGCGGCGGGAAGGAGGAAGCGTTGCTGGCGGACATACTGAAGAACAGGGAGCAGTCACCATTTAAACACCAAGCACTGACCACATGGCTGGATGACAAGGAATGGGAGATGATGGTTGTGGGACTTTGCCTCAGGATAATGAAAGACATACTTGTTGTGAAATCAAGGAGAGAGTTGCATGAAGTGTTGATGGGTCCAGTAACAGACTACGTGGTCTGCTTCACATTCACAACACTGCATCAGGAGGATTTCTACCTGACGGAGGCAATCAACTACCTCCAATCTCTGAcagcagagaaaatgcagatgccaCCTCCTGCTGATGGAGCCTGTACAACACAACACAGCGAGCGCTGGTTTCACTCATCGTCCATAACCGAGAAGATGAAGGAACGGTCCAAATTATTCCTGGATTTTGCCACAGCCAACAGTGGGGATGAGAAAGTAAAATTCCTTGTTGGATCCGCACAGGATGACAGTAACGTGGGTGCGTCTATTTACTTCTATGAGGGAGGGATTGTGAGGAGCCGCTGCTTTGAACCCCCGTCTCAGCCTGAGAGACCAACAGCGAGTGGGACAACACACGACAGTGTGACGCTGCAGTTAGAGCCACCCACATGTGGTTCTGATGAGATTGTGGGCTACAAGGTAGAGTATCGAGGTAGCCAGCAGGAGAAATGGACAAAACTAGATACACCTGACACATCCCACTCCTTCACGATATCTGAGTTGGAGCCACACCAGGAATATCACATCCGATACAGAGCCGTGACCAAGGTAGGGTTCAGCAAGGCCAGTGAGATCTACAAGGTCTCCACCCGGCCGACAAGTCCTCCTGTTAAACCGGTCTTCCAGGATCAGTCACCCAGCCCAACACTGTCCGGGGACGGATCAAGTCAGATTGGAGCTGACGTATTTCATTACAGGAATGAATACAAGGAAAAATCTTCAATGGATGCATTGGACGGATCATGGGAGCAG AGGAAACCCTTCCATTTACAAGCTCAACCTAGAAAGGGAGGTGTTTAA